The Anaerotignum faecicola genome contains a region encoding:
- the gpmI gene encoding 2,3-bisphosphoglycerate-independent phosphoglycerate mutase, whose amino-acid sequence MKTTVLMVLDGFGINGREEGNAVKMAKTPILDGILKKYPHVKGYASGLDVGLPEGQMGNSEVGHLNIGAGRIVYQELTRVTKAIKDGDFFENTELLKAVKNCREKNSDFHIFGLLSDGGVHSHIDHLFAVLKLAKDNGLTRVFVHAFMDGRDTPPASGKGYIERLEEEMRSLGVGKIATVSGRYYAMDRDNRWERIERAYNCIALGMGEKAQSAAGYAAKSYERNITDEFMLPANIVDGDGVPIAVVNPKDSVVFFNFRPDRAREITRAFVDKDFKGFARKKDDTETTFVCFTEYDRTITNKYVAFKQQKLDNTLGEYLASMGKKQLRIAETEKYAHVTFFFNGGIEEPNENEDRILIPSPKVATYDLKPEMSAYEVTEKLVENIKAEKYDLIIINYANPDMVGHTGVIPAAVKAIETVDACIGKVLDALLSVNGQMFICADHGNSDQMTDYETGQPHTAHTTNPVPFILVNYSDGIKLRDGGKLADIAPTLLEMMNLPVPEEMTGKSLLEAE is encoded by the coding sequence ATGAAAACAACTGTTTTAATGGTTTTAGACGGTTTCGGCATAAACGGCCGCGAAGAAGGAAACGCCGTAAAAATGGCAAAAACTCCCATACTTGACGGCATACTGAAAAAATACCCTCATGTTAAAGGATATGCAAGCGGGCTTGACGTTGGGCTACCCGAAGGTCAGATGGGAAACAGCGAAGTGGGACATCTCAACATAGGGGCCGGAAGAATAGTATATCAGGAACTTACAAGGGTTACAAAAGCTATAAAGGACGGGGACTTTTTTGAAAATACTGAACTTTTGAAAGCCGTTAAAAACTGTAGGGAAAAAAATTCGGATTTTCATATATTCGGCCTTTTGAGCGACGGCGGCGTACACAGCCATATAGACCATCTTTTTGCGGTTTTAAAGCTTGCAAAGGATAACGGCCTTACAAGGGTTTTTGTGCATGCGTTTATGGACGGCCGTGACACGCCGCCTGCATCGGGCAAAGGATATATTGAACGCCTTGAAGAAGAAATGAGGAGCCTCGGCGTCGGTAAAATTGCCACGGTAAGCGGGCGATATTACGCAATGGACAGGGACAACCGTTGGGAAAGGATCGAGAGGGCTTATAACTGTATTGCTTTGGGAATGGGGGAAAAGGCCCAAAGCGCCGCCGGATATGCCGCAAAAAGCTATGAACGGAATATAACCGACGAATTTATGCTTCCTGCAAACATTGTCGACGGCGACGGAGTGCCTATAGCCGTTGTAAACCCTAAAGACAGCGTTGTGTTTTTTAACTTCCGCCCGGATAGGGCAAGGGAGATTACGAGGGCGTTTGTCGATAAGGATTTTAAGGGGTTTGCCAGGAAAAAGGACGATACGGAAACAACATTTGTATGCTTTACGGAATACGACAGAACGATAACAAATAAATATGTTGCTTTTAAACAGCAGAAGCTTGACAACACATTGGGAGAATATCTGGCTTCCATGGGCAAAAAACAGCTCCGTATTGCCGAAACTGAAAAATATGCGCATGTTACATTCTTTTTCAACGGCGGAATAGAGGAGCCGAACGAGAATGAGGACAGAATACTGATACCGTCGCCGAAAGTCGCCACATACGACCTGAAGCCGGAAATGAGCGCATACGAGGTTACCGAAAAGCTTGTCGAAAATATAAAGGCTGAAAAGTACGACCTTATAATAATCAATTATGCAAACCCTGACATGGTTGGGCATACGGGGGTTATACCTGCGGCAGTGAAAGCCATAGAAACTGTTGACGCGTGCATAGGAAAGGTTTTGGATGCGCTTTTGAGCGTTAACGGCCAAATGTTTATATGTGCCGATCACGGCAACAGCGACCAGATGACAGACTATGAAACGGGCCAGCCGCATACGGCGCATACAACAAATCCCGTGCCGTTTATACTTGTTAACTATTCCGACGGCATAAAGCTTCGCGACGGCGGGAAACTTGCAGATATAGCGCCTACACTGCTTGAAATGATGAACCTGCCGGTTCCTGAGGAAATGACGGGAAAATCGCTTTTGGAGGCTGAATAA
- the eno gene encoding phosphopyruvate hydratase: MRSYIEILDVYAREILDSRGNPTVEVEVTVDGGVTGRAAVPSGASTGQFEAVELRDGGERYMGLGVQDAVDNVNAIIAEELIGMNALDQVAVDKAMIELDGTENKAKLGANAILGVSMAVAKAAANALDMPLYQYLGGFNAKTMPVPMMNIMNGGKHADNTVDFQEFMIMPVGAESFKEALRMCAEIYHNLKKVLKNKGLSTAVGDEGGFAPDLATPDEVIDLIKEAVEKSGYGWGSDIMIAMDPATTELYGQDGKYHFEGESKMAGKEIVRTSEEMVELWKALCDKYPIISIEDGLAEEDWNGWQLLTKELGNKVQLVGDDLFVTNTKRLQKGIDLKAGNAILIKVNQIGTLTETFDAIALANRNNMTAIVSHRSGETEDNTIADIVVAVNAGQIKTGAPARSDRVAKYNQLLRIEEELDEMAQYPGLKAWFNLKK; this comes from the coding sequence ATGAGGAGCTACATTGAAATTTTAGATGTTTACGCAAGGGAGATACTTGATTCAAGAGGAAATCCTACCGTTGAGGTTGAAGTTACGGTTGACGGCGGGGTTACGGGGCGCGCGGCTGTTCCGAGCGGGGCTTCCACAGGACAGTTTGAAGCGGTTGAACTGCGCGACGGCGGCGAAAGGTATATGGGCCTTGGAGTACAGGACGCCGTTGACAATGTAAACGCAATTATTGCAGAGGAGCTTATTGGCATGAACGCCCTCGATCAGGTTGCGGTTGACAAAGCCATGATTGAGCTTGACGGCACGGAAAACAAAGCGAAATTAGGCGCAAACGCAATACTCGGCGTGTCTATGGCTGTTGCAAAAGCCGCGGCAAACGCACTTGATATGCCTTTATACCAATATCTTGGCGGTTTCAACGCCAAAACTATGCCCGTTCCTATGATGAATATTATGAACGGCGGGAAACATGCCGACAACACTGTTGATTTTCAGGAATTTATGATTATGCCCGTAGGAGCTGAAAGCTTTAAAGAAGCTTTGAGAATGTGCGCGGAGATATACCATAACCTTAAAAAAGTCCTTAAAAACAAAGGCCTTTCAACGGCCGTAGGCGATGAAGGCGGCTTTGCCCCGGATCTTGCAACGCCTGACGAAGTTATAGATCTCATTAAGGAAGCCGTTGAAAAATCGGGCTACGGCTGGGGCAGCGACATAATGATTGCAATGGACCCAGCGACAACGGAGCTTTACGGACAGGACGGCAAGTACCATTTTGAAGGGGAAAGCAAAATGGCCGGAAAAGAAATTGTAAGGACAAGCGAAGAAATGGTTGAGCTTTGGAAAGCTCTTTGCGATAAATATCCGATTATATCCATTGAGGACGGACTTGCGGAAGAGGACTGGAACGGATGGCAGCTCCTTACTAAAGAACTCGGAAACAAAGTGCAGCTTGTCGGCGACGACCTTTTTGTTACAAATACAAAAAGGCTTCAAAAAGGCATCGATCTTAAAGCCGGAAACGCAATACTCATCAAAGTTAACCAGATTGGGACGCTTACGGAAACGTTTGACGCTATCGCCCTTGCCAACAGGAACAATATGACTGCAATCGTAAGCCATCGTTCCGGCGAAACGGAAGACAACACCATAGCCGACATAGTAGTTGCGGTTAATGCAGGGCAGATTAAAACAGGCGCTCCTGCGAGAAGCGACAGGGTTGCAAAATACAACCAGCTTTTGAGGATAGAAGAAGAACTGGACGAAATGGCCCAGTATCCGGGATTAAAAGCGTGGTTTAATCTCAAAAAATAG